In Synechococcus sp. CC9616, the following are encoded in one genomic region:
- the tig gene encoding trigger factor: MSAASLKVTTEARPSSRLAVTVTVPAERSKASYEDAIKSLSRTINLPGFRKGKVPRTVVVQQLGVVRIKASALESLVDGAWREAIQQESLEPISQPELSGGFDGLLDSFKPGEEFTVTLEADVSPTPKLKSTKGLKAEYEPVSYDEAKVEEMIEDSRKQLATVVPVEGRAAAKGDIAVLGFKGSYSDDGTEIEGGSAESMDVDLEHGRMIPGFIEGVIGMNIGDKATVACQFPDDYPKEDARGRKADFDIELKDLKTRELPALDDAFAKQAGEKDTLKELRSDLEQRLKDDAERRQTSNRRDALVAALVDQLEVELPEALIQQESRNLVEQTAAQFAQQGMDVKSLFTQDLVRNLMQNARPEAEERLRRSFALTALAEKESITVDDKAVEAKLDEVKKEISADAKIDPERLRQAVMDDLIQDQLMSWLEENSTVTEKIVTEKADDTESKPAAKTKPAAKKAAAKSKSKADAES; encoded by the coding sequence ATGAGCGCCGCTTCCTTGAAGGTGACCACCGAAGCCCGCCCCAGCAGCCGGCTGGCCGTCACAGTGACGGTTCCAGCGGAGCGCAGCAAGGCGAGTTACGAGGACGCCATCAAGAGCCTCAGCCGCACGATCAACCTGCCCGGCTTTCGCAAAGGCAAGGTGCCTCGCACGGTGGTTGTGCAGCAACTGGGTGTGGTCCGCATCAAGGCCAGCGCATTGGAATCACTCGTGGATGGTGCCTGGCGGGAAGCCATCCAGCAGGAATCCCTGGAACCGATCAGCCAGCCTGAATTGAGCGGGGGATTTGATGGGCTGCTCGACAGTTTTAAACCCGGCGAGGAGTTCACGGTCACCCTGGAGGCCGATGTGTCCCCAACACCCAAGCTGAAAAGCACCAAAGGATTGAAGGCCGAATACGAACCGGTTTCTTACGACGAGGCCAAGGTGGAAGAGATGATCGAAGACTCCCGCAAGCAGCTGGCGACAGTTGTTCCAGTTGAGGGGCGTGCCGCAGCCAAGGGGGACATTGCGGTTCTGGGCTTCAAAGGCAGCTACAGCGATGACGGCACGGAGATTGAGGGGGGCAGTGCTGAATCCATGGATGTGGATCTCGAGCACGGCCGGATGATCCCCGGATTCATCGAGGGGGTGATCGGCATGAACATCGGCGACAAGGCAACCGTGGCCTGCCAGTTCCCAGACGACTACCCCAAGGAGGATGCCCGGGGCCGCAAGGCGGACTTCGACATTGAGCTCAAGGACCTCAAAACCCGCGAACTACCTGCGCTCGATGACGCTTTCGCCAAACAGGCCGGCGAAAAGGACACCTTGAAGGAGTTGCGCAGCGACCTTGAACAACGTCTCAAGGACGATGCCGAACGGCGCCAGACCAGCAACCGACGCGATGCCCTGGTGGCAGCCCTTGTGGATCAGCTGGAGGTGGAACTCCCGGAAGCACTGATCCAGCAGGAAAGTCGCAATTTGGTGGAACAGACCGCCGCCCAGTTTGCGCAGCAGGGAATGGATGTGAAATCACTGTTCACCCAGGATCTGGTTCGCAACCTGATGCAGAACGCCCGTCCTGAGGCGGAGGAGCGACTGCGCCGCAGTTTCGCCCTCACAGCACTGGCCGAGAAGGAGAGCATCACAGTCGACGACAAGGCCGTGGAGGCAAAGCTCGACGAGGTGAAAAAAGAGATCTCAGCCGACGCAAAAATCGACCCTGAGCGTCTTCGGCAGGCGGTGATGGATGACCTGATCCAGGATCAGCTGATGAGCTGGCTTGAGGAGAACAGCACCGTCACCGAAAAAATCGTCACCGAAAAAGCTGACGACACGGAAAGCAAGCCTGCGGCCAAGACAAAACCAGCGGCCAAGAAAGCTGCAGCGAAGTCCAAGTCCAAGGCGGACGCCGAGAGCTGA
- a CDS encoding aspartate-semialdehyde dehydrogenase, giving the protein MYSTLPDRPLNVAVLGASGAVGQELLLLLQERHFPVAQLKLMASSRSAGTTRQWSGEAITVEEVTAQSFKGVDLVLASAGGSVSRQWREAITASGAVMVDNSSAFRMEPGVPLVVPEVNPKAALEHRGVIANPNCTTILLTLALAPLAAHRALRRVVVSTYQSASGAGARAMEELKGLSRVVLDGGTPVSEVLPHPLAFNLFLHNSPLQPNHYCEEEMKMVNETRKIMDLPDLRFSATCVRVPVLRAHSEAVNIEFNEPFPVEEARHLLEQAAGVELIEDLAANRFPMPIDVTGRDPVAVGRIRQDISDPNALELWLCGDQIRKGAALNAIQIAELLIAS; this is encoded by the coding sequence TTGTATTCGACACTTCCCGATCGTCCACTCAACGTTGCAGTCCTCGGTGCCAGTGGTGCTGTTGGCCAGGAGTTGCTGCTGCTGCTTCAGGAGCGTCATTTTCCAGTCGCTCAGTTGAAACTGATGGCCTCGTCACGCTCGGCAGGCACCACGCGCCAATGGAGTGGTGAAGCGATCACGGTTGAGGAAGTCACGGCCCAGTCGTTCAAAGGCGTGGATCTTGTCTTGGCATCCGCTGGTGGTTCCGTCTCACGTCAGTGGAGAGAGGCGATCACCGCCTCCGGTGCCGTGATGGTGGACAACTCCAGCGCCTTCCGGATGGAGCCTGGTGTTCCTCTGGTGGTCCCGGAAGTCAACCCCAAAGCAGCTCTGGAGCATCGGGGCGTCATCGCCAATCCCAACTGCACCACGATCCTGCTCACTCTGGCGCTAGCTCCTCTGGCAGCACATCGGGCCCTGCGTCGGGTCGTGGTCAGCACGTATCAGTCAGCAAGCGGGGCCGGTGCCCGCGCGATGGAGGAACTCAAGGGCTTGTCCCGTGTGGTGCTGGATGGCGGTACCCCGGTCAGCGAGGTGCTGCCCCATCCCCTCGCCTTCAATCTCTTTCTTCACAATTCACCTCTGCAGCCGAACCATTACTGCGAGGAAGAGATGAAAATGGTGAATGAAACGCGCAAGATCATGGACCTCCCCGATCTGCGTTTTTCGGCGACCTGTGTCCGGGTTCCGGTGCTGCGAGCCCACTCCGAAGCCGTCAATATCGAATTCAACGAACCGTTTCCAGTTGAAGAAGCACGCCATCTGCTTGAGCAGGCAGCTGGGGTTGAACTGATTGAAGACCTTGCAGCTAATCGGTTTCCGATGCCAATCGATGTCACTGGCCGTGATCCCGTTGCTGTGGGACGCATCCGTCAGGACATCAGCGATCCCAATGCCCTTGAGCTCTGGCTGTGTGGCGATCAGATCCGCAAAGGAGCCGCTCTGAACGCCATTCAGATCGCTGAGCTGTTGATCGCCTCATGA
- the dapA gene encoding 4-hydroxy-tetrahydrodipicolinate synthase: MSQSAELSPAPFGRVITAMVTPFDSQGAVDLALAARLARHLVETGSDGLLVCGTTGESPTLSWQEQLQLLETVRQAVGPGVKVLAGSGSNSTAEAVEATREAASAGADGALVVVPYYNKPPQEGLEAHFRSIAAAAPELPLMLYNIPGRTGCSLQPSTVVRLLDCPNINSFKAASGTTEEVTQLRLHCGSRLAIYSGDDGLTLPMLSVGAVGVVSVASHIAGLQIRAMIEAYFNGEGAAALGHHEQLQPLFKALFATTNPIPVKAALELSGFPVGPPRLPLLSLPDPMRDALSQTLSALRQT; encoded by the coding sequence ATGAGTCAGTCCGCTGAGCTCTCTCCAGCACCCTTTGGCCGTGTGATCACGGCGATGGTCACCCCCTTCGACTCCCAGGGAGCGGTTGATCTCGCCCTCGCCGCTCGCCTGGCGCGTCACCTTGTGGAAACGGGCTCGGATGGTCTGCTGGTCTGCGGCACCACCGGAGAGTCGCCCACCCTCAGTTGGCAGGAGCAGCTGCAGCTGCTTGAAACTGTTCGTCAGGCTGTTGGCCCCGGCGTGAAGGTGCTGGCGGGATCCGGCAGCAACAGCACTGCTGAAGCGGTTGAAGCCACCCGTGAGGCTGCCTCGGCTGGTGCTGATGGTGCACTTGTGGTGGTGCCCTACTACAACAAGCCTCCTCAAGAGGGCTTGGAGGCCCATTTCCGTTCGATCGCTGCAGCGGCGCCCGAGCTGCCGCTGATGCTTTACAACATTCCCGGCCGTACGGGATGCAGCCTTCAGCCCAGCACGGTGGTTCGATTGCTGGACTGCCCGAATATCAACAGCTTCAAAGCAGCGAGTGGCACCACTGAGGAAGTTACCCAGTTGAGGTTGCACTGTGGATCCCGTCTGGCGATCTACAGCGGAGATGATGGCCTGACCTTGCCGATGCTCTCCGTCGGAGCCGTGGGCGTTGTGAGCGTGGCCAGTCATATCGCCGGATTGCAGATTCGCGCCATGATTGAGGCCTATTTCAACGGCGAGGGTGCAGCGGCACTCGGCCATCACGAACAGCTGCAGCCCCTGTTCAAGGCATTGTTCGCCACCACCAATCCGATTCCCGTCAAAGCAGCTCTCGAGCTCAGCGGCTTTCCAGTTGGCCCACCCCGTCTTCCTCTTCTCTCCCTGCCTGACCCCATGCGAGATGCCCTTTCCCAGACCCTTTCTGCCCTGCGCCAGACCTGA
- a CDS encoding ribonuclease J codes for MTNSSRSAKGQEPCLRVIPLGGLHEIGKNTCVFEYGDDLMLVDAGLAFPSDGMHGVNVVLPDTSFLRENQKRIRGMIVTHGHEDHIGGISHHLKHFNIPVIYGPRLALSMLTGKMDEAGVTDRTTLQTVSPRDVVKVGQHFSVEFIRNTHSMADSYSLAITTPVGTIIFTGDFKFDHTPVDGENFDLARLAYHGDKGVLCLFSDSTNAEVPGFCPPERSVFPNLDRHISSAEGRVIITTFASSIHRVSMILELAIKNGRKVGLLGRSMLNVIAKARELGYMRAPDELFVPIKQINDVPDRETLLLMTGSQGEPLAALSRISRGEHPQVRVKTTDTIIFSASPIPGNTISVVNTIDKLMMLGAKVVYGKDKGIHVSGHGFQEDQKLMLALTKPKFFVPVHGEHRMLVQHSRTGHSMGVPVNNTLIIDNGDVVELTPDSIRKGNPVKAGIELLDQSRNGIVDARVLKERQQLAEDGVVTILAAISTDGAMVAPARVNLRGVVTTADARKMSMWTEREVGWVLENRWKQLCRNTGGKAPEVDWMGVQREVEVGLGRRMRRELQVEPLILCLVQPAPAGTPAYKSKAMEEKDDRPAPRNRGGRHGGGGHSGQGRREPTPAPVRTNPARTAVAEKVEAKVEAKAEAKAVSAPEPEMPAGRTRRRRSAAV; via the coding sequence ATGACCAACAGTTCCAGATCGGCCAAAGGCCAGGAGCCCTGCCTAAGGGTGATTCCCCTCGGAGGCCTGCATGAGATCGGTAAGAACACCTGTGTGTTCGAGTACGGCGATGATCTGATGCTGGTGGATGCCGGTCTGGCCTTCCCCAGTGATGGCATGCACGGGGTGAATGTGGTGTTGCCGGACACCAGCTTCCTGCGCGAGAACCAGAAGCGGATCCGCGGCATGATCGTCACCCACGGTCATGAAGACCACATCGGTGGGATTTCCCACCACCTCAAGCACTTCAACATCCCTGTGATTTACGGGCCGCGGCTGGCCCTGTCCATGCTCACCGGAAAAATGGATGAGGCGGGTGTCACCGACCGCACCACCCTGCAGACCGTCAGTCCCCGTGACGTGGTGAAGGTTGGGCAGCACTTCTCTGTGGAGTTCATCCGCAACACCCACTCGATGGCGGACAGCTACTCGCTGGCCATCACCACTCCGGTTGGAACAATCATCTTCACAGGTGATTTCAAGTTCGATCACACCCCGGTGGATGGGGAGAACTTTGATCTCGCCCGCCTCGCTTATCACGGGGACAAGGGCGTGTTGTGCCTTTTCAGCGACTCCACCAACGCAGAGGTTCCTGGCTTCTGCCCACCTGAGCGCTCTGTCTTCCCCAACCTCGACCGCCACATCTCCAGCGCCGAGGGTCGGGTGATCATCACCACCTTCGCCAGTTCAATTCATCGTGTGTCGATGATTCTGGAGCTGGCGATCAAGAACGGCCGCAAGGTGGGTCTGCTCGGACGATCCATGCTCAATGTGATCGCCAAGGCCCGAGAGCTTGGCTACATGCGAGCTCCGGACGAGCTGTTTGTGCCGATCAAACAGATCAACGACGTTCCCGATCGCGAAACGCTGCTGCTGATGACGGGCAGTCAGGGTGAACCGTTGGCGGCTCTGAGCCGGATTTCCCGTGGCGAGCACCCGCAGGTGAGGGTGAAAACCACCGACACGATCATTTTCTCCGCCAGTCCGATTCCGGGTAACACCATCTCAGTCGTCAACACGATCGACAAGTTGATGATGCTGGGAGCAAAGGTGGTGTACGGCAAGGACAAGGGCATTCACGTGTCCGGCCATGGCTTCCAGGAAGATCAGAAGCTGATGCTGGCCCTCACCAAGCCCAAATTCTTTGTGCCGGTGCACGGCGAGCACCGGATGCTGGTGCAGCACTCCAGAACCGGTCATTCCATGGGCGTTCCGGTGAACAACACCCTGATCATCGACAACGGTGATGTGGTGGAGCTCACTCCGGATTCGATCCGCAAGGGGAATCCGGTGAAGGCCGGTATCGAGCTGCTCGATCAGTCCCGCAACGGCATCGTTGATGCTCGCGTGCTGAAGGAGCGCCAGCAGTTGGCTGAGGATGGGGTCGTTACAATCTTGGCTGCGATCAGCACCGATGGAGCCATGGTTGCTCCGGCGCGGGTGAACCTGCGTGGTGTGGTCACCACCGCCGACGCCCGCAAGATGTCGATGTGGACCGAGCGTGAGGTCGGCTGGGTGCTCGAGAATCGCTGGAAGCAGCTCTGCCGCAATACAGGCGGTAAAGCTCCGGAGGTGGACTGGATGGGCGTTCAGCGTGAGGTGGAAGTGGGCCTCGGCCGGCGGATGCGGCGCGAACTGCAGGTGGAGCCGTTGATTCTCTGCCTGGTTCAGCCGGCTCCGGCTGGAACGCCGGCTTACAAGTCGAAGGCGATGGAGGAGAAGGACGACCGACCGGCCCCCAGGAATCGGGGAGGTCGCCATGGCGGAGGCGGGCACTCCGGCCAGGGACGTCGTGAGCCGACACCAGCTCCAGTGAGGACGAACCCCGCCAGAACGGCTGTTGCTGAAAAGGTGGAAGCAAAGGTTGAAGCCAAAGCGGAAGCCAAAGCTGTATCCGCTCCAGAGCCGGAGATGCCAGCAGGTAGAACGCGCCGTCGCCGTTCAGCGGCGGTTTAA